The proteins below come from a single Streptococcus hyointestinalis genomic window:
- a CDS encoding FecCD family ABC transporter permease translates to MTTSPLRQKTKPNHLWLVFFITLILFLFGWYASLRFGAVSYSNQTLLEVAKHPLTNSSAQDVIFDLRLPRSLAAILVGASMAQAGAIIQGVTRNPIADPGLLGINAGAGLALILAYAIFGSLHYTSILLACLMGSLLAALLVFGLSYHRQRGYSQLRLILAGAMVSTLFSAIGQAITLYFDLSTTIIGWQAGGLAQTNWKMLAIIAPILIIGLLLAQVLSHQLTILSLNETVAKALGQRTLLTTISLLAVVLILSSGAVALVGTISFVGLIIPHFVRLFVGKNYKLLLPLTAFLGATFMLWVDVIARVIHPPAETPISAIISLVGLPCFLWLIRKGKSL, encoded by the coding sequence ATGACGACATCACCTTTGCGTCAGAAAACAAAGCCAAATCACCTTTGGCTTGTTTTTTTCATCACGCTCATTCTTTTTCTCTTTGGCTGGTACGCTAGCCTACGCTTTGGAGCGGTTTCTTACAGCAATCAGACTTTGCTAGAAGTGGCAAAACATCCGCTGACAAACTCTAGTGCGCAAGATGTCATCTTTGATTTGCGTTTGCCACGCTCTCTTGCAGCCATTCTCGTTGGCGCTAGTATGGCGCAGGCTGGTGCTATCATCCAAGGCGTCACCCGTAATCCCATCGCTGACCCTGGGCTTCTAGGAATCAATGCTGGCGCTGGTCTAGCTTTGATTTTAGCCTATGCTATCTTTGGTAGCTTACACTACACTAGCATTTTACTGGCTTGCCTTATGGGGTCACTACTTGCTGCTCTCTTGGTTTTCGGGCTTTCTTACCATAGACAAAGAGGCTACAGCCAGCTGCGCCTTATCCTTGCAGGTGCCATGGTGTCCACACTCTTTTCAGCCATTGGACAAGCCATCACACTTTATTTTGACCTCTCAACGACCATTATCGGCTGGCAAGCCGGTGGACTGGCACAGACCAACTGGAAAATGCTTGCCATCATTGCCCCTATTCTCATCATTGGGCTGCTACTCGCCCAAGTCCTTAGCCATCAGCTGACTATCCTCAGTCTCAATGAAACGGTCGCAAAAGCTCTGGGACAGCGTACTCTTCTGACGACTATCTCCCTTTTAGCTGTTGTGTTGATACTGTCTAGCGGGGCTGTGGCTTTGGTGGGGACCATTTCCTTTGTAGGGCTCATCATCCCACACTTTGTCCGACTGTTTGTAGGCAAGAACTACAAACTGCTTCTGCCACTGACAGCTTTTCTGGGTGCGACCTTTATGCTCTGGGTGGATGTGATTGCTAGAGTCATCCATCCGCCAGCTGAAACGCCAATCAGTGCTATTATCAGCCTTGTTGGCTTGCCTTGCTTCTTGTGGTTGATTAGAAAGGGGAAAAGTCTATGA
- a CDS encoding ABC transporter substrate-binding protein — protein MKKIASWLTLLLAALVLVACGNQSKTSTSTNEISSMPKISGFTYHGDIPKNPKKVVNFAYSYTGYLLELGVNVNSYSLDLEKNSPVFGNDLKKAKAVQLTSDDTEAIAAQEPDLIIAFSTDQNLESLKKIAPVFEIKYGERNYLQMLTDLGKVFGKENKAKAWLAQWKKSVAKAKKELANYISPTSTFTVMDFYDKSLYLYGNNWGRGGELIYDALGYQAPEKVKEDVFKPGWLGISQEVIGEYIGDYALLNVDSKTSQAAASLKESDVWKNIPAVKAGHVLKVSEGTFYFSDPLSLDAQLKAFVSAIKKMDK, from the coding sequence ATGAAAAAAATCGCCTCATGGCTCACACTGTTACTAGCTGCACTTGTCCTAGTCGCTTGTGGCAATCAAAGTAAAACAAGCACAAGTACAAACGAAATCTCTAGCATGCCAAAGATTTCTGGATTTACCTATCACGGAGATATCCCTAAAAATCCTAAAAAAGTCGTCAACTTCGCCTACTCCTACACCGGCTATCTCCTAGAGCTGGGTGTCAATGTCAACAGCTATTCGCTGGATTTGGAAAAAAATAGCCCTGTCTTTGGGAATGACCTCAAAAAAGCTAAGGCTGTGCAGCTCACTTCAGACGATACTGAAGCTATCGCTGCACAAGAGCCTGACTTGATTATCGCTTTTTCAACAGACCAAAACCTTGAATCCCTCAAAAAAATCGCTCCTGTCTTTGAAATCAAGTATGGCGAGCGCAATTATTTGCAAATGCTAACAGACCTTGGAAAAGTCTTTGGTAAAGAGAATAAAGCCAAGGCTTGGCTAGCTCAGTGGAAAAAATCCGTCGCTAAAGCCAAAAAAGAATTGGCTAACTACATCTCACCAACGTCAACCTTTACCGTCATGGACTTTTACGACAAGAGTCTCTACCTCTACGGTAACAACTGGGGACGTGGGGGAGAGTTGATTTACGACGCCCTTGGATACCAAGCCCCTGAAAAAGTCAAAGAAGATGTCTTTAAGCCAGGCTGGCTAGGTATTTCACAAGAAGTCATCGGAGAGTACATTGGTGACTACGCCCTTTTAAATGTCGACAGCAAAACCAGCCAAGCAGCTGCTAGTCTAAAAGAAAGCGACGTCTGGAAAAATATCCCTGCCGTCAAGGCTGGGCATGTCCTCAAGGTATCTGAGGGTACTTTCTACTTCTCAGACCCACTATCTCTTGACGCTCAATTAAAAGCCTTTGTGTCTGCCATCAAGAAAATGGACAAGTAG
- a CDS encoding ABC transporter ATP-binding protein → MSQISAEHISVAYEDKIILEDLSLDLLDGNITTIIGSNGCGKSTLLKALTRIQAIKSGQILIDGEAIAKLSTKEVAKKIALLPQVLEATEGISVYELVSYGRFPHQKYLGNLTSFDRDKIHWAMEVTKVTPYANLDVDSLSGGQRQRVWIAMALAQDTDTIFLDEPTTYLDMNHQLEILELLYRLNQENHKTIIMVLHDLNLAARFSDCLVAMKDGEIKYQGSAKEIMTDAILKDIFHIKAQIVTDPIFNRPTLLSYQLL, encoded by the coding sequence ATGTCACAGATTTCAGCTGAACATATCTCGGTTGCTTATGAGGATAAGATCATTTTAGAGGATTTATCCCTTGATTTGCTTGATGGCAATATCACGACTATCATCGGCAGCAACGGTTGTGGCAAGTCGACGCTTTTAAAGGCACTGACTCGCATTCAAGCCATTAAGAGCGGGCAGATTTTGATTGATGGAGAAGCTATCGCAAAACTCTCCACTAAGGAAGTTGCCAAAAAAATCGCTCTCTTGCCACAGGTACTAGAAGCAACAGAAGGTATTTCAGTGTATGAATTGGTCTCTTATGGGCGCTTTCCGCACCAAAAGTATCTAGGCAACTTGACCAGCTTTGACCGTGATAAGATTCACTGGGCGATGGAAGTGACCAAGGTCACGCCATACGCCAATCTCGACGTGGATAGCTTATCTGGTGGGCAACGCCAGCGTGTCTGGATTGCTATGGCTCTCGCTCAAGATACAGATACGATTTTTTTAGACGAGCCTACGACTTATCTGGATATGAACCACCAACTGGAAATCCTAGAGCTCCTCTATCGCCTCAATCAGGAAAACCATAAGACCATCATCATGGTTCTGCATGATTTGAACCTTGCTGCACGCTTTTCCGATTGTCTCGTCGCTATGAAAGACGGCGAAATTAAGTACCAAGGAAGTGCAAAAGAAATTATGACAGATGCTATTCTAAAAGACATCTTTCATATCAAGGCGCAAATCGTCACAGACCCTATCTTTAATCGTCCTACGCTACTGTCTTATCAGTTATTATAG
- a CDS encoding UDP-N-acetylmuramoyl-L-alanyl-D-glutamate--L-lysine ligase has product MITIADILEILKKDQNFRDIVLNDTYHYDWSEDKTFQKLSYDSRDVDSETLFFVKGANFKPDYLEKAVAAGLGYYVAEKDYQVGIPAILVNDVRQAMSLIAKAFYGNPQDDLSIIAFTGTKGKTTAAYFAYNILAEHHKPALLSTMNTTLDGKTFFKSQLTTPESLDLFAMMAQARDNGRTHLVMEVSSQAYLMKRVYGLTFDVGVFLNISPDHIGPIEHPSFEDYFYHKRLLMDNSRAVVVNSDMDHFAVVAEQVANKPHDFYGSKSDNRITNSKAFSFSLTGTCAGDYSIQLIGHFNQENATAAALACYKLGITLEDIQAGIAKTSVPGRMEVLTQKNGAKVFIDYAHNGDSLEKLLSVVEPHQSGNITLIIGATGNKGESRRKDFGKVISSHPRISPILTADDPNFEDPSAICAEIAEHINRPATIIVDRALAIKTALAKTKTSDDAVIIAGKGADAFQLVNGERTAYEGDRAIASKYL; this is encoded by the coding sequence ATGATTACTATAGCAGATATTTTAGAGATTTTAAAAAAAGACCAGAATTTTCGAGATATTGTCCTAAATGACACCTATCACTACGACTGGTCAGAAGACAAAACCTTTCAAAAACTCTCTTATGACAGCCGAGATGTGGATAGCGAGACGCTCTTTTTTGTCAAGGGAGCTAACTTTAAGCCAGACTATTTAGAAAAGGCAGTGGCTGCTGGCTTAGGCTATTATGTCGCTGAAAAAGACTATCAGGTTGGTATCCCAGCCATCCTTGTCAATGATGTCAGACAAGCCATGAGCCTCATCGCTAAAGCCTTTTATGGCAATCCCCAAGATGACCTGTCTATTATCGCCTTCACAGGGACAAAGGGAAAAACAACAGCCGCTTACTTTGCCTACAATATCCTAGCCGAACATCACAAGCCTGCGCTTCTTTCAACCATGAACACCACACTTGATGGAAAGACCTTTTTCAAGTCTCAGCTGACGACACCTGAGAGCTTGGACCTTTTTGCCATGATGGCACAAGCACGTGACAATGGCAGAACGCACCTGGTCATGGAAGTGTCTAGTCAGGCTTATCTCATGAAGCGGGTTTACGGCTTGACTTTTGATGTCGGTGTTTTCCTCAACATCAGCCCTGACCATATCGGACCGATTGAGCACCCTAGCTTTGAGGATTATTTCTACCACAAGCGTCTTTTGATGGACAATAGCAGAGCTGTTGTAGTCAATAGTGATATGGATCACTTCGCTGTCGTTGCTGAGCAAGTCGCTAACAAACCGCATGACTTTTACGGAAGCAAGAGTGACAACCGTATCACAAACTCTAAAGCCTTCAGCTTTAGCTTGACAGGTACATGTGCTGGTGACTACAGTATCCAGCTCATTGGGCATTTTAACCAAGAAAATGCCACTGCAGCGGCGCTCGCTTGCTATAAGCTTGGGATTACCCTTGAGGACATTCAAGCAGGGATTGCCAAAACCAGCGTGCCTGGGCGCATGGAGGTCTTGACACAAAAAAACGGCGCTAAGGTCTTTATCGACTATGCGCATAACGGTGACAGTCTTGAGAAACTCCTCAGCGTTGTTGAGCCTCATCAATCTGGTAATATCACGCTGATTATCGGGGCGACAGGAAATAAAGGCGAGAGCAGGCGTAAGGACTTCGGTAAGGTCATCAGCAGTCACCCTCGTATTTCCCCTATCCTCACTGCTGATGACCCAAACTTTGAGGACCCAAGTGCTATCTGCGCTGAAATTGCTGAGCATATCAACCGCCCTGCCACGATCATTGTCGATCGAGCGCTCGCTATCAAAACAGCGCTCGCTAAGACCAAGACTAGTGACGACGCTGTCATTATCGCTGGAAAAGGCGCTGACGCTTTCCAATTAGTAAACGGCGAGCGCACCGCTTACGAGGGCGACCGAGCTATTGCCAGCAAGTATCTGTAA
- a CDS encoding putative polysaccharide biosynthesis protein — MSETRKLSQQETMVRGTAWSTAGNFISRLIGALYIIPWYAWMGKNGAEANALFGMGYEIYAMFLSISTVGIPVAVAKLVSKYNTLGQSETSIYMVKKILHIMALLGAIFAAIMYIGAPFFASLSHGGEDLVRVLRSLTLAVLVFPSMSVLRGYFQGYNNLKPGAMSQIAEQIVRVIWMLVTAFYIMKFGSGDYVSAVTQSTFAAFVGMFASIAVLVYFLWKDGSLGLIFGKSSTSHLVIDTNALVIETVREAIPFIITGSAIQVFKIIDQFTFGNAMAWFTDYSNTELQVLFSYFSSNPSKVTMILIAVASSIGGVGIALLTENYVKKDRIAAARLVINNIRMLMIFIIPAVIGATILAKPLYTVFYGVPQGQALGLFVVSLLQVIILAIYTILAPMLQALFQNKKAIKYFAYGMVIKLIIQIPFIYVFQAYGPLLSTAIGLIVPIVLMYREIHDITHFNREAVKKSTLLVCILTAIMGVVVWIAYWLLGFILPEGGRATSFVYLVVIGFIGVAVYGSLALLTRLLDKVIGSRADILRQKFHIY, encoded by the coding sequence ATGTCAGAAACTAGAAAACTATCTCAACAAGAGACAATGGTGCGTGGGACTGCTTGGTCCACAGCTGGAAACTTTATTAGCCGTCTTATCGGGGCTCTCTACATTATCCCTTGGTACGCTTGGATGGGAAAAAATGGTGCCGAAGCTAATGCCCTCTTTGGAATGGGCTATGAGATTTACGCCATGTTTTTATCCATCTCAACCGTCGGGATACCTGTTGCTGTCGCAAAGCTCGTCTCTAAGTACAATACCTTGGGGCAGTCTGAGACTAGCATTTACATGGTCAAAAAAATCCTCCACATCATGGCGCTTCTAGGAGCTATCTTTGCAGCTATCATGTATATCGGAGCACCGTTTTTTGCTTCGCTCAGTCACGGTGGAGAAGATTTGGTGCGGGTGTTGAGGAGTTTGACCTTGGCGGTTCTGGTTTTTCCATCCATGAGTGTCCTGCGGGGGTATTTTCAAGGGTATAATAACTTAAAACCTGGGGCTATGAGTCAGATTGCTGAGCAGATTGTGCGTGTCATCTGGATGTTAGTCACTGCCTTTTACATCATGAAATTCGGCTCAGGCGATTATGTCAGTGCGGTGACACAGTCTACCTTTGCTGCCTTTGTCGGTATGTTTGCTAGTATCGCTGTTTTGGTGTATTTCTTATGGAAAGACGGCTCACTGGGGCTTATCTTTGGCAAAAGCTCAACTAGCCATTTAGTTATTGATACCAACGCTCTTGTCATCGAGACGGTGCGTGAGGCGATTCCTTTTATCATCACAGGTTCAGCCATTCAGGTCTTTAAGATCATCGACCAGTTCACTTTTGGTAATGCCATGGCTTGGTTTACCGACTACTCAAACACCGAGTTGCAAGTGCTCTTTTCTTACTTCTCAAGTAACCCAAGTAAGGTTACCATGATTTTGATTGCTGTTGCAAGCTCTATCGGTGGTGTGGGGATTGCGCTCTTAACGGAAAACTATGTCAAAAAAGACCGAATCGCTGCGGCAAGATTGGTCATCAACAACATCCGTATGTTGATGATATTTATCATCCCAGCGGTTATAGGAGCGACGATTTTAGCAAAACCGCTCTACACGGTCTTTTACGGTGTGCCACAAGGACAAGCTCTTGGCTTGTTTGTCGTGTCGCTGCTTCAGGTCATCATTTTAGCCATTTACACGATTTTAGCACCAATGCTACAAGCGCTGTTTCAAAATAAAAAAGCCATCAAATACTTTGCCTACGGTATGGTGATTAAGTTGATTATTCAGATTCCATTTATCTATGTCTTTCAGGCTTATGGACCGCTGTTGTCAACTGCGATTGGGCTGATTGTTCCTATAGTCTTGATGTATCGTGAGATTCATGACATCACCCACTTCAATCGTGAGGCGGTCAAGAAATCAACACTTCTCGTTTGTATCTTGACGGCTATCATGGGAGTTGTGGTCTGGATTGCTTACTGGCTGCTAGGATTTATCCTGCCAGAGGGCGGACGTGCTACTAGTTTTGTCTACCTAGTGGTGATTGGCTTTATTGGTGTGGCTGTTTATGGTAGCTTAGCCTTATTGACACGTCTCTTAGACAAGGTCATCGGCAGCCGAGCTGACATTTTACGTCAAAAATTTCATATTTACTAA
- a CDS encoding cystathionine gamma-synthase: MVREQGIDTILAHAGINSDEATGALTAPIHFSTTYQHPEFGQSTGYDYTRTKNPTRSTLEKTLAAIEKASYALATSSGMSALVLAMEIFPVGSKVVAARDLYGGSFRWFNQKEAEGRFSFTYTNTQEDMLKAITEETDIVFIETPTNPLMIEFDIATIAQKAHAVGAKVLVDNTFYSPIYQNPITLGADIVIHSATKYLSGHNDVLAGVVVTDDESLYEKLFYNANTTGPTLSPFDSYLLMRGLKTLKLRMERSTQNAQAIVAFLQEHPAIKEVLYTGKGGMVSFKVNNQDKIPTILNHLEVFTFAESLGGVESLITYPATQTHADIPREVRLSYGLTDDLLRLSIGIEDVNDLIEDLRLAFDA; the protein is encoded by the coding sequence ATGGTTAGAGAACAAGGAATTGATACGATTTTAGCACATGCAGGGATAAACTCAGATGAAGCAACAGGCGCTTTGACCGCTCCCATACATTTTTCAACGACTTATCAACATCCAGAGTTTGGGCAATCAACAGGCTACGACTATACCCGCACCAAAAACCCAACCCGCTCGACCTTGGAAAAGACTTTGGCGGCTATCGAAAAAGCTTCCTATGCCCTAGCGACAAGCTCAGGTATGAGTGCTTTGGTGCTAGCTATGGAGATTTTCCCAGTTGGTTCAAAAGTGGTAGCAGCACGTGATTTGTACGGCGGTTCTTTTCGTTGGTTCAATCAAAAAGAAGCAGAAGGACGTTTTTCTTTTACCTACACCAATACACAAGAGGATATGCTAAAAGCCATCACAGAAGAGACGGACATTGTCTTTATCGAGACACCGACCAATCCTTTGATGATTGAATTTGATATTGCTACAATTGCTCAAAAAGCGCACGCAGTAGGTGCTAAAGTCCTTGTGGACAATACCTTTTATAGTCCTATCTATCAAAATCCTATCACGCTTGGCGCAGACATTGTCATCCACTCAGCGACCAAGTACCTCTCGGGGCACAATGATGTTTTAGCTGGCGTTGTTGTGACGGATGATGAGAGTCTTTACGAGAAGCTCTTTTACAATGCCAACACAACTGGTCCGACCTTGTCTCCGTTTGACTCCTACCTACTCATGCGTGGGCTTAAGACGCTGAAACTACGCATGGAGCGCTCAACACAAAATGCTCAAGCTATCGTTGCCTTTCTACAAGAACACCCAGCTATCAAGGAAGTGCTCTACACAGGCAAGGGCGGTATGGTTTCCTTTAAAGTGAACAATCAAGACAAGATTCCGACCATTTTAAATCATCTTGAAGTCTTTACCTTTGCGGAAAGTCTAGGGGGTGTGGAGAGTCTTATCACTTATCCAGCGACACAGACCCATGCGGACATTCCTCGTGAGGTGCGCCTTTCTTACGGCTTGACCGATGACCTTTTGCGTTTATCGATTGGTATCGAGGATGTTAATGACTTGATTGAGGATTTGCGCTTAGCTTTTGACGCCTAA
- a CDS encoding MalY/PatB family protein — protein MGYDFTTLPERFASNAYKWQETQKDKEVLPLWIADMDFVVFPEMTAALEDFAKSQVFGYDAPKDSLYQAVLDWEEKQHGYCFSKEAILFISGVVPAISVAIQAFSKEGEAVLINSPVYPPFARTVKLNKRRLISNSIVERNGRFEIDFEQLEKDIVDNEVKVYVLCNPHNPGGRVWSKEELQKIGQLCQKHGVILVSDEIHQDLTLYDNKHHSINTIDPSFKDFSLVLTSATKTFNIAGTKNSFAIIENPKLRKAFSQQQLVNNQHEVSTLGLIATEVAYTKGKAWLEALKPVLEDNINEVVTTLSQKTAIKVMKPGGTYLVWLDFSAYGLSHEELQHKIRKEAKLVLNDGLSFGAEGDKHFRLNAAAPKSLITEALGRLVAVFGV, from the coding sequence ATGGGATATGATTTTACAACGCTACCAGAGCGTTTTGCAAGTAATGCCTACAAATGGCAAGAAACACAAAAAGATAAGGAGGTCTTGCCTCTTTGGATAGCGGATATGGATTTTGTCGTTTTTCCAGAAATGACAGCTGCGCTTGAAGATTTTGCTAAAAGCCAAGTCTTTGGCTACGACGCTCCCAAAGACAGTCTCTATCAAGCTGTTCTAGACTGGGAAGAAAAGCAGCACGGCTATTGTTTTTCAAAAGAAGCCATTCTCTTTATTTCAGGCGTTGTGCCAGCTATAAGTGTTGCTATTCAGGCTTTTTCAAAAGAGGGAGAAGCGGTGCTTATCAACAGCCCTGTCTATCCGCCTTTTGCACGAACGGTCAAGCTCAACAAACGCCGTCTCATCAGCAATTCCATTGTTGAGCGTAATGGGCGCTTTGAGATTGACTTTGAACAGCTGGAAAAGGACATTGTGGATAATGAGGTCAAGGTCTACGTCCTCTGCAATCCCCACAATCCTGGTGGGCGTGTCTGGTCAAAAGAAGAACTGCAAAAAATCGGACAGCTCTGTCAAAAACATGGTGTCATTTTGGTGTCAGATGAGATTCATCAAGACCTGACCCTCTATGATAATAAACACCACAGTATCAATACAATTGACCCAAGCTTCAAGGACTTTAGCCTTGTTCTGACCAGTGCGACCAAGACCTTTAACATCGCAGGAACCAAAAACAGCTTTGCCATTATCGAAAATCCAAAACTACGTAAAGCCTTTAGCCAGCAACAGTTGGTCAACAACCAACACGAGGTCTCAACTCTAGGACTCATCGCTACAGAGGTCGCCTACACCAAGGGGAAAGCGTGGCTAGAAGCACTAAAACCTGTCCTTGAGGACAATATCAACGAGGTTGTCACCACTCTTAGCCAAAAAACTGCCATCAAGGTCATGAAGCCAGGGGGGACCTATCTGGTTTGGCTGGATTTCTCAGCCTATGGACTTTCTCATGAAGAGCTCCAGCACAAAATTCGCAAGGAAGCAAAACTGGTTCTAAATGACGGACTCAGCTTTGGCGCAGAAGGAGACAAACACTTCAGACTCAATGCTGCTGCGCCAAAATCGCTCATCACAGAAGCACTAGGTCGCCTAGTTGCCGTTTTTGGGGTGTAA
- a CDS encoding glycoside hydrolase family 68 protein — translation MAYSRLARLQAEQAMKQEKRKYSIRKVSTIGATSALIGSLVFISTQAKADEATTAQTETQVVVDNAAQTTDQTADVDNAATATSTAAETPAATSTTTASTEEAPVASTAASASEENNTTSETAEATATSETTDTTATTETATTVKENDEKANATDTSKADKAQATAEVDKIAVDENGLTEQAKKIAEEAGLDIAKLTDAQKTALNKIYMDSTAETGTQMTYKQFQEIADTLLAQDERYAIPYFNAAAIKNMKAATTVDAQTKQVADLDVWDSWPVQDVKTGEVVNWNGYQLVVAMMGIPNTNDNHLYLLYNDYKDNNFDNWRNAGSIFGYGLDAITQQWSGSAIVNSDGTIQLYYTNVDTSDNNSNNQMLATATLTLAVENGQVVIKSVDNNRILTPKGGDGYYYQSYKQWRATFTGADNIAMRDPHVIEDEDGQRYLVFEASTGTQNYQGENQIYNWKNYGGDAAFNVSSLFDILANKDMYERSSFANAAIGIVRLTGNEKTPSIAQYYTPLLSATMVSDEIERPNVVKLGGKYYLFAASRLNHGSNDIAWNKANEEVGDNVVMLGYVSDKLTSGYKPLNKSGVVLTASVPADWRTATYSYYAVPVEGSDDTLLVTAYMTNRNEVAGKGKNSTWAPSFLIQILPDGTTRVLAKMTEQGDWIWDASSETQTTVGTFETSYLPGENDGYIDWNLIGGYNLKPHMPYKPTDPTTQHTPEDPDKPDTPTPDSPTPNTPTIPNKGQGKVPNVPAVAKAGILPTTSDSDNSLVATIGFAILASMTAYVAYGGYKRKYQ, via the coding sequence ATGGCTTATTCACGTCTAGCACGCTTGCAAGCCGAACAAGCGATGAAACAGGAAAAACGGAAATACAGCATTCGTAAGGTATCAACGATTGGTGCGACTTCAGCTTTGATTGGGAGCCTTGTCTTTATCTCAACACAGGCAAAAGCTGACGAAGCGACAACTGCCCAGACTGAAACACAAGTTGTTGTGGATAATGCTGCGCAAACCACTGACCAAACAGCAGATGTAGACAATGCAGCAACAGCGACATCTACAGCAGCTGAAACACCAGCAGCAACATCAACGACAACAGCTTCAACAGAAGAAGCACCAGTAGCAAGCACAGCTGCTAGTGCAAGTGAAGAGAATAACACAACTTCTGAAACTGCTGAAGCTACTGCTACGTCAGAAACGACAGACACAACAGCCACTACAGAAACAGCAACTACTGTCAAAGAAAATGACGAAAAAGCAAACGCAACTGACACAAGCAAGGCAGACAAAGCACAAGCTACAGCAGAAGTGGACAAGATAGCTGTTGATGAAAACGGACTGACTGAGCAAGCTAAAAAGATTGCTGAGGAAGCAGGACTTGACATCGCAAAACTAACAGACGCTCAAAAAACAGCGCTCAACAAGATTTACATGGATAGCACTGCTGAGACAGGTACTCAAATGACCTACAAGCAGTTCCAAGAAATCGCAGACACCTTGCTTGCTCAAGATGAACGCTACGCTATTCCTTACTTCAACGCTGCCGCTATCAAAAACATGAAAGCAGCCACAACTGTTGATGCGCAAACCAAGCAAGTCGCAGACCTTGATGTGTGGGATTCTTGGCCAGTACAAGACGTGAAAACAGGTGAAGTAGTCAACTGGAATGGCTATCAACTGGTCGTTGCCATGATGGGTATCCCAAATACTAACGACAACCACCTCTACCTGCTCTACAATGACTACAAAGATAACAACTTTGATAACTGGAGAAATGCCGGCTCTATCTTTGGCTATGGTCTTGACGCAATCACACAGCAATGGTCAGGCTCTGCCATTGTCAACTCAGACGGCACTATCCAACTCTACTACACAAATGTAGACACTTCAGACAACAACTCTAACAACCAAATGCTAGCGACAGCTACCTTGACTCTAGCCGTTGAAAACGGTCAAGTGGTGATTAAGTCTGTGGATAACAACCGTATCTTGACACCTAAAGGTGGAGATGGTTATTACTACCAAAGCTACAAGCAATGGCGTGCGACCTTTACAGGTGCGGACAATATCGCTATGCGTGACCCACACGTCATCGAAGACGAAGATGGACAACGCTACCTTGTCTTTGAGGCAAGTACTGGTACTCAAAACTACCAAGGCGAAAACCAAATCTACAACTGGAAAAACTACGGTGGCGACGCTGCCTTCAACGTTTCTAGTCTCTTTGATATCTTAGCCAATAAAGATATGTATGAGCGTTCTTCCTTTGCCAATGCTGCTATTGGTATCGTGCGCTTGACAGGCAATGAAAAGACACCAAGCATCGCACAATACTATACACCACTTCTTTCAGCTACTATGGTGAGTGATGAGATTGAGCGTCCAAACGTTGTCAAACTTGGCGGTAAATACTATCTCTTTGCAGCTTCTCGTCTCAACCACGGTAGTAACGACATTGCTTGGAACAAGGCAAATGAAGAAGTCGGCGACAACGTTGTCATGCTTGGTTATGTCTCAGATAAGCTCACATCAGGTTACAAACCACTCAACAAGTCTGGTGTCGTCTTGACAGCTTCTGTGCCAGCTGACTGGCGTACAGCAACTTACTCTTACTATGCTGTCCCAGTTGAAGGGTCAGATGATACTCTCCTTGTCACAGCCTACATGACAAACCGTAACGAAGTCGCTGGTAAAGGCAAGAACTCCACTTGGGCACCTAGCTTCTTGATTCAAATCCTACCTGATGGGACAACTCGTGTGCTTGCTAAGATGACTGAGCAGGGTGACTGGATCTGGGACGCAAGCAGTGAGACCCAGACAACTGTTGGAACATTTGAGACATCCTATCTCCCAGGTGAAAATGATGGCTATATCGACTGGAACCTCATTGGAGGCTACAACTTAAAACCACACATGCCATATAAACCAACAGACCCAACAACTCAACACACACCAGAGGACCCAGATAAACCAGACACACCAACACCTGATAGTCCAACTCCAAACACACCAACGATACCAAACAAAGGTCAAGGCAAAGTGCCAAATGTGCCTGCTGTCGCAAAAGCTGGTATCCTACCTACTACTAGCGATAGTGACAACAGCCTAGTTGCAACTATCGGCTTTGCTATTCTCGCCTCTATGACAGCTTATGTCGCATACGGTGGCTACAAACGTAAATACCAATAA